From Spea bombifrons isolate aSpeBom1 chromosome 6, aSpeBom1.2.pri, whole genome shotgun sequence, a single genomic window includes:
- the FUBP1 gene encoding far upstream element-binding protein 1 isoform X1, whose product MADYSTVPPPSSGNSGAGVNDAFKDALQRARQIAAKIGGEPGAAVNSNDYGFAGQKRPLDDGDQPEAKKVAPTNDSFPPPMPAMHQQQRAVVTEEYKVPDGMVGFIIGRGGEQISRIQQESGCKIQIAPDSGGLPERSCMLTGSPDSVQAATRLLEQIVEKGRPTPGFHHGDGSGNAVQEIMIPASKAGLVIGKGGETIKQLQERAGVKMVMIQDGPQNTGTDKPLRITGDPYKVQQAKEMVLELIHGEGGGFRDSRNEYGSRVGGNEGIDVPIPRFAVGIVIGRNGEMIKKIQNDAGVRIQFKPDDGSAPERIAQISGPPDRCQHAAEIITDLLRSVQSGNHGGPGPGGRGRGRGQGNWNMGPPGGLQEFNFVVPTVKTGLIIGKGGETIKNISQQSGARIELQRNPPPNSDPNMKLFTVRGSPQQIDYARGLIEEKIGGPVNPVGPPVPHGPPGVPGPHGPPGAPGPGTPMGPYNPPPYSAGPPGPSPHGPPAPYAPQGWGNTYPHWQQPAQPDPSKAGTDPNSAAWAAYYAHYYQQQAPQPPAAPSAGPSTTQTNGQAEPPAAPQAGQVDYTKAWEEYYKKMGQQGPQQDYSKAWEEYYKKQGQAVPAPGAAAPPAGQPDYSAAWAEYYRQQAAYYAQTSPQTMPQHPPAPQGQ is encoded by the exons ATGGCTGATTATTCCACAGTTCCACCTCCGAGCTCGGGTAACTCCGGCGCCGGGGTCAACGATGCCTTCAAAGATGCTTTGCAGCGGGCCCGACAG ATCGCTGCTAAAATCGGAGGGGAGCCGGGAGCTGCTGTGAACTCAAACGACTACGGATTCGCGGGACAAAAGAGGCCACTTGATGACGGAG ATCAACCAGAGGCTAAGAAGGTTGCCCCTACAAATGATT cTTTTCCTCCACCGATGCCGGCAATGCATCAGCAGCAGag GGCTGTTGTTACAGAAGAGTACAAGGTGCCTGATGGAATGGTGGGATTCA TCATTGGCAGAGGAGGTGAGCAGATATCACGTATTCAGCAGGAATCTGGCTGCAAAATTCAGATTGCCCCTG ATAGCGGTGGTTTGCCAGAAAGATCATGTATGCTAACTGGCAGTCCCGATTCCGTTCA GGCTGCAACGCGATTGTTGGAACAGATAGTAGAGAAAGGAAGGCCCACTCCTGGCTTCCATCATGGAGACGGCTCTGGAAACGCAGTTCAGGAAATCATGATCCCAGCCAGTAAAGCTGGTCTGGTAATCGGTAAAGGAGGCGAAACCATTAAACAGCTGCAG GAGAGGGCAGGAGTTAAAATGGTTATGATACAGGATGGTCCCCAGAACACAGGAACAGACAAACCTCTACGAATCACTGGGGATCCCTACAAAGTGCAG CAAGCAAAAGAAATGGTACTAGAACTTATTCATGGAGAAGGAGGAGGTTTCAGAGATTCTCGGAATGAGTATGGATCAAGAGTAGGCGGAAACGAAGGGATAGAT GTCCCAATACCACGATTTGCTGTTGGAATCGTGATAGGCAGAAATGGTGAAATGATCAAGAAAATCCAGAATGATGCAGGCGTTAGAATACAGTTTAAACCAG ATGATGGCTCTGCTCCAGAAAGAATAGCACAGATTAGTGGTCCTCCAGACAGATGTCAGCACGCTGCAGAGATTATCACAGACTTGCTTCGCAGTGTTCAG TCTGGAAATCATGGAGGTCCAGGACCTGGTGGCAGAGGTAGAGGAAGGGGACAAGGAAACTGGAATATGGGTCCTCCAGGTGGTTTGCAGGAATTTAACTTTGTTGTTCCTACTGTGAAGACTGGACTTATTATCGGAAAAG gtggtgaaacaataaaaaatatcagtcAGCAGTCTGGAGCTAGGATAGAGCTGCAGAGAAACCCACCACCAAACTCTGACCCCAACATGAAATTATTTACTGTCAGAGGGTCTCCACAGCAGATAGACTATGCCAGGGGGTTGATTGAGGAGAAGATAGGC GGTCCAGTGAATCCTGTTGGTCCTCCTGTTCCTCACGGTCCTCCTGGTGTACCGGGACCTCATGGACCTCCTGGTGCGCCTGGACCTGGCACGCCTATGGGACCCTACAATCCACCACCTTACAGTGCAGGGCCTCCTGGACCTTCTCCCCA TGGTCCTCCTGCTCCATATGCTCCTCAAGGATGGGGGAACACGTATCCTCACTGgcagcagccagcacagccAGACCCAA GTAAAGCAGGAACAGACCCCAACTCTGCAGCATGGGCAGCTTACTATGCACACTATTATCAGCAGCAAGCACCCCAGCCACCTGCAGCGCCCTCTGCTGGACCCAGCACAACTCAGACTAATGGGCAAG CTGAGCCACCAGCTGCACCACAGGCTGGGCAAGTTGATTATACAAAGGCATGGGAGGAGTATTACAAGAAAATGG GTCAACAAGGGCCACAGCAGGACTACTCAAAAGCATGGGAAGAATACTATAAAAAACAAG gtcaAGCTGTTCCAGCTCCTGGTGCTGCTGCTCCCCCTGCTGGTCAGCCAGATTACAGTGCAGCCTGGGCAGAGTATTACAGGCAACAAGCAGCATACTATGCTCAGACCAGTCCACAGACGATGCCACAGCACCCTCCAGCGCCACAG GGTCAATAA
- the FUBP1 gene encoding far upstream element-binding protein 1 isoform X2, translating to MADYSTVPPPSSGNSGAGVNDAFKDALQRARQIAAKIGGEPGAAVNSNDYGFAGQKRPLDDGDQPEAKKVAPTNDSFPPPMPAMHQQQRAVVTEEYKVPDGMVGFIIGRGGEQISRIQQESGCKIQIAPDSGGLPERSCMLTGSPDSVQAATRLLEQIVEKGRPTPGFHHGDGSGNAVQEIMIPASKAGLVIGKGGETIKQLQERAGVKMVMIQDGPQNTGTDKPLRITGDPYKVQQAKEMVLELIHGEGGGFRDSRNEYGSRVGGNEGIDVPIPRFAVGIVIGRNGEMIKKIQNDAGVRIQFKPDDGSAPERIAQISGPPDRCQHAAEIITDLLRSVQSGNHGGPGPGGRGRGRGQGNWNMGPPGGLQEFNFVVPTVKTGLIIGKGGETIKNISQQSGARIELQRNPPPNSDPNMKLFTVRGSPQQIDYARGLIEEKIGGPVNPVGPPVPHGPPGVPGPHGPPGAPGPGTPMGPYNPPPYSAGPPGPSPHGPPAPYAPQGWGNTYPHWQQPAQPDPTEPPAAPQAGQVDYTKAWEEYYKKMGQQGPQQDYSKAWEEYYKKQGQAVPAPGAAAPPAGQPDYSAAWAEYYRQQAAYYAQTSPQTMPQHPPAPQGQ from the exons ATGGCTGATTATTCCACAGTTCCACCTCCGAGCTCGGGTAACTCCGGCGCCGGGGTCAACGATGCCTTCAAAGATGCTTTGCAGCGGGCCCGACAG ATCGCTGCTAAAATCGGAGGGGAGCCGGGAGCTGCTGTGAACTCAAACGACTACGGATTCGCGGGACAAAAGAGGCCACTTGATGACGGAG ATCAACCAGAGGCTAAGAAGGTTGCCCCTACAAATGATT cTTTTCCTCCACCGATGCCGGCAATGCATCAGCAGCAGag GGCTGTTGTTACAGAAGAGTACAAGGTGCCTGATGGAATGGTGGGATTCA TCATTGGCAGAGGAGGTGAGCAGATATCACGTATTCAGCAGGAATCTGGCTGCAAAATTCAGATTGCCCCTG ATAGCGGTGGTTTGCCAGAAAGATCATGTATGCTAACTGGCAGTCCCGATTCCGTTCA GGCTGCAACGCGATTGTTGGAACAGATAGTAGAGAAAGGAAGGCCCACTCCTGGCTTCCATCATGGAGACGGCTCTGGAAACGCAGTTCAGGAAATCATGATCCCAGCCAGTAAAGCTGGTCTGGTAATCGGTAAAGGAGGCGAAACCATTAAACAGCTGCAG GAGAGGGCAGGAGTTAAAATGGTTATGATACAGGATGGTCCCCAGAACACAGGAACAGACAAACCTCTACGAATCACTGGGGATCCCTACAAAGTGCAG CAAGCAAAAGAAATGGTACTAGAACTTATTCATGGAGAAGGAGGAGGTTTCAGAGATTCTCGGAATGAGTATGGATCAAGAGTAGGCGGAAACGAAGGGATAGAT GTCCCAATACCACGATTTGCTGTTGGAATCGTGATAGGCAGAAATGGTGAAATGATCAAGAAAATCCAGAATGATGCAGGCGTTAGAATACAGTTTAAACCAG ATGATGGCTCTGCTCCAGAAAGAATAGCACAGATTAGTGGTCCTCCAGACAGATGTCAGCACGCTGCAGAGATTATCACAGACTTGCTTCGCAGTGTTCAG TCTGGAAATCATGGAGGTCCAGGACCTGGTGGCAGAGGTAGAGGAAGGGGACAAGGAAACTGGAATATGGGTCCTCCAGGTGGTTTGCAGGAATTTAACTTTGTTGTTCCTACTGTGAAGACTGGACTTATTATCGGAAAAG gtggtgaaacaataaaaaatatcagtcAGCAGTCTGGAGCTAGGATAGAGCTGCAGAGAAACCCACCACCAAACTCTGACCCCAACATGAAATTATTTACTGTCAGAGGGTCTCCACAGCAGATAGACTATGCCAGGGGGTTGATTGAGGAGAAGATAGGC GGTCCAGTGAATCCTGTTGGTCCTCCTGTTCCTCACGGTCCTCCTGGTGTACCGGGACCTCATGGACCTCCTGGTGCGCCTGGACCTGGCACGCCTATGGGACCCTACAATCCACCACCTTACAGTGCAGGGCCTCCTGGACCTTCTCCCCA TGGTCCTCCTGCTCCATATGCTCCTCAAGGATGGGGGAACACGTATCCTCACTGgcagcagccagcacagccAGACCCAA CTGAGCCACCAGCTGCACCACAGGCTGGGCAAGTTGATTATACAAAGGCATGGGAGGAGTATTACAAGAAAATGG GTCAACAAGGGCCACAGCAGGACTACTCAAAAGCATGGGAAGAATACTATAAAAAACAAG gtcaAGCTGTTCCAGCTCCTGGTGCTGCTGCTCCCCCTGCTGGTCAGCCAGATTACAGTGCAGCCTGGGCAGAGTATTACAGGCAACAAGCAGCATACTATGCTCAGACCAGTCCACAGACGATGCCACAGCACCCTCCAGCGCCACAG GGTCAATAA